One Dictyostelium discoideum AX4 chromosome 3 chromosome, whole genome shotgun sequence genomic region harbors:
- the cfaD gene encoding cathepsin L-like proteinase, which translates to MNKFILLLSLVTLSCVLAVPQLPAAQQYYMKGSFNIPYFNIVEPIELIYDSVNNRQYISVYNGMDITINFYNQDNTYNVGPVKYDMVCTTTPGNGSLVNVLPTEPSSWVYNGTSTVNGVQVFGYSQKITQYGRTGFYNFYVDANGVPVQFYMDGVDYVFGSHPDVYVLNFDIYTTDISSYESYFDIPVLCNNAKEAPAKENQFDGLFSSIGDNLLAKEEQASNLFKEYKAQYNKEYSSQDEHDERFINFKAARKIIATHNAKESSYKLGMNHYADLSNKEFNTLVKPKVARPSVTGADSVHDDESLRSIPSTVDWRNQNCVTPVKDQGICGSCWTFGSTGSLEGTNCVTNGELVSLSEQQLVDCAILTGSQGCGGGFASSAFQYVMEIGSLATESNYPYLMQNGLCRDRTVTPSGVSITGYVNVTSGSESALQNAIATTGPVAIAIDASVDDFRYYMSGVYNNPACKNGLDDLDHEVLAIGYGTYQGQDYFLVKNSWSTNWGMDGYVYMARNDNNLCGVSSQATYPIPTKN; encoded by the exons atgaataaattcattttattattatcattagtCACATTATCATGTGTACTTGCAGTTCCACAACTCCCAGCTGCTCAACAA tattaTATGAAAGGTTCATTCAATATTCCATATTTCAATATTGTTgaaccaattgaattaatttatgaTTCAGTTAATAATCGTCAATATATTAGTGTTTACAATGGTATGGATATTACCATCAACTTTTACAATCAAGATAATACATACAATGTAGGTCCAGTTAAATATGATATGGTTTGTACCACTACCCCAGGTAATGGTTCATTAGTTAATGTTTTACCAACTGAACCTTCATCATGGGTTTACAATGGTACATCAACTGTTAACGGTGTCCAAGTCTTTGGTTACAGTCAAAAGATCACTCAATATGGTCGTACTGGTTTCTACAACTTTTACGTTGATGCCAACGGTGTTCCAGTTCAATTCTATATGGATGGTGTCGATTATGTATTTGGTAGTCACCCAGATGTTTACGTATTAAACTTTGATATCTACACCACCGATATCAGCTCATACGAATCATACTTTGATATTCCAGTTCTCTGTAATAACGCAAAGGAAGCCCCAGCTAAAGAAAACCAATTCGATGGTCTTTTCTCATCAATCGGTGATAACTTATTAGCCAAAGAAGAACAAGCCTCAAACTTATTCAAAGAATACAAAGCTCAATACAACAAGGAATACTCAAGCCAAGACGAACATGATGAACGTTTCATTAACTTTAAAGCTGCCCGTAAAATCATTGCCACCCACAATGCCAAAGAATCCTCATACAAATTAGGTATGAATCACTATGCCGATTTAAGCAACAAAGAATTCAACACCTTAGTTAAACCAAAGGTTGCCCGTCCATCCGTCACTGGTGCTGACTCTGTCCACGACGACGAATCACTCAGATCAATTCCATCAACTGTCGATTGGAGAAATCAAAACTGTGTTACCCCAGTCAAAGATCAAGGTATTTGCGGTTCATGTTGGACTTTTGGTTCAACTGGTTCATTAGAAGGTACCAACTGTGTCACCAACGGTGAATTAGTCTCCCTCTCTGAACAACAATTAGTTGATTGTGCTATCCTTACCGGTAGTCaaggttgtggtggtggttttgCATCATCTGCATTCCAATACGTCATGGAAATTGGTAGTCTCGCCACCGAGTCCAACTATCCATACTTAATGCAAAATGGTCTCTGCAGAGATAGAACTGTCACTCCATCAGGTGTTTCAATCACTGGTTACGTCAATGTTACCTCTGGTAGTGAATCTGCCCTTCAAAACGCTATCGCCACCACTGGTCCAGTCGCCATCGCCATCGATGCCTCTGTTGATGATTTCCGTTACTACATGTCTGGTGTTTACAATAATCCAGCCTGTAAAAATGGTTTAGATGATTTGGATCACGAAGTTTTAGCTATTGGTTATGGTACTTATCAAGGTCAAGATTATTTCTTAGTTAAAAACTCTTGGTCAACTAACTGGGGTATGGATGGTTATGTTTACATGGCTAGAAATGATAACAATTTAtg tgGTGTTTCAAGTCAAGCCACCTATCCAATTCCaacaaagaattaa
- the guaA gene encoding GMP synthetase, with protein sequence MTITSPVIKTPPLNSEIRLESNLTVESGDIEINEKDIVNASEVIVILDAGSQYSKVIDRRVRELNVASEIHPLNIDLLELIKIKSKSGSTIKGIIISGGPESVYGENAPKFDKSLFSEKLNLPIFGICYGMQLMNYIFGGKVESNSQREDGVHNIEILKDENQQLVSKLFKNLNQTEQVLLTHGDSVTKIADGFKIICKSDDGIVSGIENERLGYYGVQFHPEVDLTTNGKKMFSNFLIDICGCSANYTLDDREQQAITYIKSIVSNKKVLVLVSGGVDSTVCAALISKAIGPENVIALHIDNGFMRKDESLNVEKALSVLGLHLIVVDASQTFYNSTTTIKGHLTSSLKETISPEERRKIIGDTFMRVAENEVKKLGLQPEDVYLAQGTLRPDLIESSSKTVSGVADVIKTHHNDTELVRILRDSGRVVEPLKDYHKDEVRELGKSLGLSDSLVWRQPFPGPGLAIRIICADEPYLVNYDFTNNVVQYLVTGEASSELESEVKIKIDKQLTEMKCKRQDKITIKPVLLPIQTVGVQGDGRTYSYLLGLYSSENSTIDQIPWSYIFNLARTIPKICHNINRVVFIFSQNATKHTNIKVSNEPVKHITPTRLTPDVIKQLQHADSIVSEQLYKYNLIKSLSQVPVVSLPIDFGVTGNRSIAIRTFITNDFMTGVPAIPGKNISFDCLQEITNNILTSVNGISKVLFDCTSKPPGTTEFL encoded by the coding sequence atgacaaTAACAAGTCCAGTAATTAAAACGCCACCATTAAATTCAGAGATTAGACTTGAATCAAATTTAACAGTTGAATCAGgtgatattgaaattaatgaaaaagatattGTAAATGCATCGGaagtaatagtaattttaGATGCAGGATCGCAATATAGTAAAGTGATTGATAGAAGAGTTAGAGAATTAAATGTTGCATCAGAAATTCATCCATTAAATATAGatttattagaattaattaagattaaatcaaaatcaggATCAACTATTAAAGGTATAATTATCTCTGGTGGTCCAGAGAGTGTCTATGGTGAGAATGCACCAAAATTCGATAAATCATTATTCTctgagaaattaaatttaccaataTTTGGTATTTGTTATGGTATgcaattaatgaattatataTTTGGTGGAAAGGTTGAAAGTAATTCACAACGTGAAGATGGTGTGCACAATATTGAGattttaaaagatgaaaatcaacaacttgtttcaaaactatttaaaaatttaaatcaaaccGAGCAAGTTTTATTAACACATGGTGATAGTGTTACAAAGATTGCAGAtggatttaaaatcatttgtaAATCAGACGATGGTATTGTATCAGGTATTGAGAATGAAAGATTGGGCTATTATGGCGTGCAATTCCATCCAGAGGTTGATTTAACTACCAACGGTAAGAAAATGTTTTCAAACTTTTTAATTGACATTTGTGGTTGTAGTGCAAATTATACATTGGATGATCGTGAACAACAAGCAATCACCTATATCAAATCTAtagtttcaaataaaaaagtattgGTTTTAGTATCGGGTGGTGTAGATTCAACAGTTTGTGCagcattaatttcaaaagcaATTGGTCCTGAAAATGTTATTGCATTACatattgataatggtttCATGAGAAAAGATGAGAGTTTAAATGTTGAAAAGGCATTATCAGTATTGGGTCTAcatttgattgttgttgacgCATCTCAAACATTTTATAATTCAACCACCACTATCAAAGGCCATTTAACCTCATCGTTGAAAGAAACAATATCACCAGAAGAAAGAAGAAAAATCATTGGTGATACTTTTATGAGAGTTGCAGAGAATGAAGTTAAGAAATTAGGTTTACAACCAGAGGATGTTTATTTAGCCCAGGGTACACTTCGTccagatttaattgaatcttcAAGTAAAACAGTTAGTGGTGTTGCCGATGTTATTAAAACTCATCATAATGATACAGAATTGGTTAGAATCCTTAGAGATTCAGGTAGAGTAGTTGAGCCATTAAAAGATTATCATAAAGATGAAGTTAGAGAATTAGGTAAATCATTAGGTCTTTCAGATTCTTTGGTATGGCGTCAACCTTTCCCTGGCCCAGGTTTAGCAATTCGTATCATTTGTGCTGATGAACCTTATCTAGTGAATTAtgattttacaaataatgtCGTGCAATATTTAGTAACCGGTGAAGCTTCCTCAGAGTTGGAATCAgaagttaaaattaaaattgataaacaaTTAACAGAGATGAAATGTAAACGTCAagataaaattacaattaaacCAGTTTTATTACCAATTCAAACTGTTGGTGTTCAAGGTGATGGTAGAACTTATTCTTATTTATTAGGTCTTTATAGTTCAGAGAATTCAACAATCGACCAAATTCCTTGGtcttatattttcaatttagcTAGAACTATACCAAAGATTTGTCATAATATAAATAGAGTGGTTTTCATTTTCTCTCAAAATGCTACTAAACatacaaatattaaagttTCAAATGAACCAGTTAAACATATCACACCAACTCGTTTAACTCCTGATGTTATTAAACAACTTCAACATGCTGATTCAATAGTTTCAGAACAACtctataaatataatttaattaaatcactATCCCAAGTTCCCGTTGTATCATTACCAATAGATTTCGGTGTTACAGGTAATAGATCAATCGCAATTCGTACTTTTATTACAAATGATTTCATGACTGGTGTTCCTGCGATTCCTGGTAAAAATATTAGTTTCGATTGTTTACaagaaattacaaataatattttaacttCTGTAAATGGTAtttcaaaagttttatttgattgtaCTTCAAAACCACCTGGTACTACTGAAttcttataa
- a CDS encoding tRNA pseudouridine synthase, which produces MDDQDIFSKRGSYRQEIIKNENDKKYFNKVTNNINENENENEEKIKRFKQDNKIKTNEMRKIHMNDLNEYYQKYKEEIDLKLKINKKKLSVAMVFGYDGTGYYGLGYQVDIKYPSIENLIEKVLFRCGHILPSNVGELKRLKWSHSSRTDKGVHSLATVISCFLVVDDNTFKNDINQTFIDTINNYLPSSIRLFSACKVSRSFQARKKGIERSYNYMVPSEYLNNIKIDEMNKILQNFIGINSYHNFTSKRNTYLSNNNNKNHEKDEKDEEDGDEEEEEDDEVEVENSNNNNSNYRLNEKLLFRNNSTNIRNIKSFYVENEIIEIKGKGWYKFVIIGESFILYQIRRMVGFFLSIVKGYSTVEALELSLKSPFSICVPTAPPFPLYLFNVKFDPNSNVEKLFSNPEPIQFKQFNFLQSQLIPRFNEIEFQTNQFKEFFNYLENSHNFNLDDIDQLRILNQQYQTEKEERKKQNELLLLKEKQETIVEIGNERIEKLKKKEIKIN; this is translated from the coding sequence atggatgATCAagatatattttcaaaaagagGATCATATAGAcaagaaataattaaaaatgaaaatgataaaaagtattttaataaagtaactaataatattaatgaaaatgaaaatgaaaatgaagaaaaaattaaaagatttaaacaagataataaaattaaaaccaatgAAATGAGAAAAATACATAtgaatgatttaaatgaatattatCAAAAGTATAAAGAAGAGAtcgatttaaaattaaagataaataaaaagaaattatcagTTGCAATGGTTTTTGGATATGACGGTACTGGTTATTATGGTTTAGGTTATCAAGTTGATATTAAATAtccatcaattgaaaatttaattgaaaaagttttatttagaTGTGGTCATATTTTACCAAGTAATGTTGGTgaattaaaaagattgaaaTGGAGTCACTCAAGTAGAACTGATAAAGGTGTTCATTCATTAGCAACTGTAATATCCTGTTTCTtagttgttgatgataatacttttaaaaatgatatcaaTCAAACATTCATTGAtactataaataattatttaccaTCATCCATTAGATTATTCAGCGCATGTAAAGTTTCACGTAGTTTTCAAGCTAgaaaaaaaggaattgaAAGATCTTATAATTATATGGTACCAtcagaatatttaaataatattaaaattgatgaaatgaataaaattttacaaaattttattgGTATAAATAGTTATCATAATTTTACAAGTAAAAGAAATACTTAtttaagtaataataataataaaaatcatgaaaaagatgaaaaagatgaagaagatggagatgaagaagaagaagaggatgatgaagttgaagttgaaaatagtaataataataatagtaattatagattaaatgaaaaattattatttagaaataattcaacaaatattagaaatattaaatcattttatgttgaaaatgaaataattgaaattaaaggtAAAGGTTGgtataaatttgtaattattggtgaatcatttattttatatcaaATTAGAAGAATGGTGGGATTCTTTTTATCGATTGTTAAAGGTTATTCAACAGTTGAGGCATTAGAGTTATCATTGaaatcaccattttcaatttgtgTACCAACAGCACCACCATTtccattatatttatttaatgttaaatttgacccaaattcaaatgttgaaaaattattttcaaatccaGAACCAATCCAATTTaaacaattcaattttttacaaTCACAATTAATACCACGTTTTAATGAGATTGAATTTCAAACTaatcaatttaaagaatttttcaattatttagaaaataGTCATAATTTTAATCTAGATGATATTGATCAATtaagaattttaaatcaacaatatcaaactgaaaaagaagaaagaaaaaaacaaaatgagttattattattaaaagaaaaacaagaaacaattgttgaaattggAAACGAGAGaatagaaaaattaaaaaaaaaagaaataaaaattaactaa
- a CDS encoding SART-1 family protein encodes MSETTPTNVITSLSIEETNRIRISLGLKPLKEESKEVKPQTTTNNNNNNNNTNSDTLEVLDTINRLKKKRELNSKLAGKSIAEQLLEGENEDEDDDISSWINKSRLNEKQKQIERKKELLNKKQQKQQQHYNQSNLKGMKVGNDIKYFEDENEHILTLQDSSVLEDSEDVLINVNLTEKEKREKQLQSNKKKSKFDRYDDFGEHKGGILSDYSDDDGDVVDNGFILGNDGKFDKDSSSIGQNGLSLKDQAKKNLESYNMEDNTTTSILSSFYTQEEMERFKKNRQSSSTTTKTGSSTAATATKGDKNKKKKLRKKSATRDLLNELDATTSSDLGSRSSKSVITEKEKKEIEEQSKREENYQRAKDKANEISKQTFSSDYYEEAEDEDFYKSLATAKKAPIFQKEKSIVDKIVNNKKKQDESLDHQNSTTNNLEEITINPTSEFVRSLNPEGLISNYRLTTTTTTTTTNNNKIDDNTVTSLSNENNNNNNDSDDNNNNSNNNNKDEEMKNIDDGDDDDDENEEDEDYNKYKEKEKKYNNLSAILPEEPLVSGSVSAALRLFAQKGDLQPNPVTNNRKRGINYDNDESTVIEHKDEFGRVMSRKEAFVKMSQVFHGKKSGKNKMEKRKRLYEEELKKMKMDSNDTPLGMVKSFQSYQEKTNSPYLVLSGGGGAANILKQNINNNQTTNKK; translated from the exons atgagtgaaacaacaccaacaaatgTTATTACaagtttatcaattgaagaaACGAATAGGATCAGAATTTCATTAGGtttaaaaccattaaaagAAGAGTCAAAAGAAGTAAAAccacaaacaacaacaaataataataataataataataatacaaatagtGATACTTTAGAAGTATTGGATACAATTAATAG attaaaaaaaaaaagagaattaaattcaaaattagcAGGTAAATCTATAGCTGAACAATTATTAGAAGgtgaaaatgaagatgaagatgatgatataTCAAGTTGGATAAATAAATCAAGActaaatgaaaaacaaaaacaaattgaaagaaagaaagaattattaaataaaaaacaacaaaaacaacaacaacattatAATCAAAGTAATTTAAAGGGTATGAAAGTtggtaatgatattaaatattttgaagatgaaaatgaacaTATTTTAACTTTACAAGATTCAAGTGTATTAGAAGATTCTGAGGATGTATTGATAAATGTTAATTTAACagagaaagaaaaaagagagaaacaattacaatcaaataaaaagaaatcaaaatttgATAGATATGATGATTTTGGTGAACATAAAGGTGGAATTTTAAGTGACtatagtgatgatgatggtgatgttgttgataatgGTTTCATTTTAGGTAATGATGGTAAATTCGATAAAGATTCATCATCCATAGGTCAAAATGGACTATCATTAAAAGATCAAGctaaaaagaatttagaaTCTTATAATATGGAAGATAATACAACTACAAGTATATTATCCTCATTCTATACTCAAGAAGAGATggaaagatttaaaaagaatcgtcaatcatcatcaacaacaacaaagacTGGTAGttcaacagcagcaacagcaacaaaaggagataaaaataagaaaaagaaattaagaAAGAAATCAGCAACAAGAGATTTACTTAATGAATTGGATGCTACTACAAGTAGTGATTTAGGTTCAAGAAGTTCAAAATCAGTCATCACTGAAAAggagaaaaaagaaattgaagaacAAAGCAAAAGAGAAGAAAATTATCAAAGAGCAAAAGATAAagcaaatgaaatttcaaaacaaaCTTTTAGTTCAGATTATTATGAAGAAGctgaagatgaagatttttataaaagtttAGCAACCGCCAAAAAAGCACCAATCTTTCAAAAAGAGAAAAGTATAgttgataaaattgtaaataataaaaagaaacaagATGAATCATTAGATCATCAAAATAGTACtactaataatttagaagaaattacaattaatcCAACTTCTGAATTTGTAAGATCTTTAAATCCTGAaggtttaatttcaaattatagattaacaacaacaacaacaacaactacaacaaataataataaaattgatgataatacagtaacttcattatcaaatgaaaataataataataataatgatagtgatgataataataataatagtaataataataataaagatgaagaaatgaaaaatattgaCGATggcgatgatgatgatgacgaaaatgaagaagatgaagattataataaatataaagaaaaagaaaagaaatataataatttatcagcAATATTACCAGAGGAACCATTAGTATCAGGTAGTGTTTCAGCAGCATTAAGATTATTTGCACAAAAAGGTGATTTACAACCAAATCCAGTTACAAACAATAGGAAAAGAGGTATTaattatgataatgatgaatctACTGTAATTGAACATAAAGATGAATTTGGTAGAGTTATGAGTAGAAAAGAAGCATTTGTAAAGATGTCTCAAGTATTTCATGGTAAAAAATctggtaaaaataaaatggagaaaagaaaaagactCTATGAGGaggaattaaagaaaatgaaaatggatTCAAACGATACTCCATTAGGTATGGTTAAATCATTCCAATCCTATCAAGAGAAAACAAATTCACCATATTTAGTTTTAtcaggtggtggtggtgctgcaaatattttaaaacaaaatattaataataatcaaactacaaataaaaaataa